Proteins from a genomic interval of Tenacibaculum sp. SZ-18:
- a CDS encoding M1 family metallopeptidase, with protein sequence MKNVILTIGSVLLFSFGSQAQNSGNQKNYWQQKVDYTMDIDVDVEKYQYKGKQKLVYTNNSPDELNKVFYHLYFNAFQPNSQMDVRLHTIDDPDGRMVTKAGTIDKPVVESRIAKLSPSEVGFIKVNSLTQDGKVVKYETVGTILEVTLAKPIKPGKKVTFVMDFDAQVPQQIRRSGRNSKEGVALSMTQWYPKMAEYDFEGWHTPPYIAREFHGVWGNFDVTLHIDKNYVVGGTGTLQNPQEVGHGYENKNKSLKLPKGDKLTWNFVGKDIHDFTWAADPEYQHDVYKMDNGINLHFLYKKTLEAKYLENWKKLQPKTAELMNYFSENIGPYPYKQYSVIQGGDGGMEYAQCTLITGKRKWGSLFGVTAHELAHTWFQFLLATNESKHPWMDEGFTTYISNKAEDLIQGRGKENPHAGSYRGYAYLVQSGKEKPLSTHADRYETNFAYSIGSYSKGNIFLSQLEYIIGTDNVAKTLKKYYNDFAFKHPTPNDIKRTAEKVSGIHLDWYLNEWTQTTHTIDYGVKQVNDKEITLERIGAMPMPIDLEVEYTDGSKESFYIPIEIMRGAKPTDAKLLKDWGWAYPTYTFKANKSVKSVKVDKSGLMADVNLLNNTFSIE encoded by the coding sequence ATGAAAAATGTAATTTTAACAATAGGAAGTGTACTGTTGTTTTCTTTTGGAAGCCAAGCTCAGAATTCAGGTAATCAAAAGAATTATTGGCAGCAAAAAGTTGACTACACGATGGATATTGATGTTGACGTAGAAAAATATCAATATAAAGGAAAGCAAAAGCTTGTCTATACGAATAACTCTCCAGACGAGTTAAATAAAGTGTTTTATCATTTGTATTTCAATGCTTTTCAACCAAATTCACAAATGGATGTGCGTTTACATACCATTGATGATCCAGATGGAAGAATGGTAACAAAAGCTGGTACAATCGACAAACCAGTTGTAGAAAGTAGAATAGCAAAACTAAGTCCTTCGGAAGTTGGATTTATTAAGGTGAATTCACTTACTCAAGATGGAAAAGTAGTAAAGTATGAAACTGTCGGTACTATTTTAGAGGTAACCTTAGCCAAACCAATTAAACCAGGTAAAAAAGTTACTTTTGTTATGGATTTCGATGCTCAAGTTCCGCAACAAATTAGACGTTCTGGTAGGAACAGTAAAGAAGGAGTTGCTTTGTCGATGACTCAATGGTACCCTAAAATGGCAGAGTATGACTTTGAAGGATGGCATACACCTCCATATATAGCTAGAGAATTCCACGGAGTTTGGGGAAATTTCGATGTAACTTTACATATCGACAAGAATTATGTAGTTGGAGGAACTGGAACTCTTCAAAATCCTCAAGAAGTTGGACATGGGTATGAAAACAAAAACAAAAGCTTAAAACTTCCAAAGGGAGATAAGTTAACTTGGAATTTTGTTGGAAAAGACATTCATGATTTTACTTGGGCTGCAGATCCTGAATATCAGCATGATGTTTATAAAATGGATAATGGAATTAACTTACATTTTCTTTACAAGAAAACTTTAGAAGCGAAGTATTTAGAAAACTGGAAGAAATTACAGCCAAAAACTGCTGAATTAATGAACTATTTCAGTGAGAATATTGGACCTTATCCTTACAAGCAATACAGTGTTATTCAAGGTGGAGATGGAGGTATGGAATATGCACAATGTACTTTAATTACCGGTAAAAGAAAGTGGGGAAGTTTGTTCGGTGTAACTGCACATGAACTTGCTCATACATGGTTCCAATTTCTATTGGCTACAAATGAAAGCAAACATCCATGGATGGATGAGGGTTTTACAACATATATTTCTAACAAGGCTGAAGATTTAATTCAGGGAAGAGGTAAAGAAAATCCGCATGCTGGTTCTTATAGAGGATATGCATATTTAGTTCAATCTGGAAAAGAGAAGCCACTTTCAACCCATGCAGACAGATATGAAACAAACTTTGCATACAGCATTGGAAGTTATAGTAAAGGAAATATTTTCTTAAGTCAGCTAGAATATATTATTGGTACTGATAATGTTGCGAAAACATTAAAGAAGTATTACAACGATTTTGCCTTTAAACACCCAACGCCAAACGATATTAAGAGAACTGCAGAGAAAGTTTCTGGTATTCATTTAGATTGGTATTTGAACGAGTGGACGCAAACTACTCATACAATTGATTACGGTGTGAAACAAGTAAATGATAAAGAAATTACTTTAGAAAGAATTGGTGCAATGCCAATGCCTATTGATTTGGAAGTCGAATATACAGACGGTTCTAAAGAATCATTCTATATTCCAATAGAAATTATGAGAGGTGCAAAACCAACTGATGCTAAATTGCTCAAAGATTGGGGTTGGGCATATCCTACCTACACTTTTAAAGCAAATAAATCAGTAAAGTCTGTGAAAGTTGATAAGAGTGGTTTAATGGCAGATGTAAATCTGTTGAACAACACTTTTTCGATAGAATAA
- a CDS encoding Ig-like domain-containing protein, whose translation MKLLKQLLVFFIPLSLLFHNCARKGTPSGGPKDEDTPIMVLAKPAYETLNFKEDNIRLYFDEYVVLRDLNKKLIISPPFKTPALVTPQGTPSKYINIKILDTLKENTTYTFNFGDAIQDNNENNKIENFKYIFSTGDYIDSLTLKGGVYDVLKEKKSKNYSLLLYKVDSIYNDSIIYKKKPDYVSRTMDSVNFEFTNISQGKYRLFALDEETPNYLYNSKSDQIGFLDQEIYLPKDSLLIKSLVLFMEDQPFKFKRGKEIKKGRIQFAFEGKQKDLKVKLLSDVPKDFKYFSKLSKAKDSLNVWYTPMELDSLKFIVTNGKSIDTSNVKLRKKQIDSLSVKTNIKGRNIHFKDTLKITANNPIINVEREKFSMTIADSINVDFEVKKLDFNQLGILFDMKTQSKYRLKILPNAIEDLYQVKTKDTLKYLFITKQVEDYGAINVDVKKNTDKPVILQLLNKDKVVKSVYLKKSAKIEFSLLEPNEYTLRAIIDDNENGVWDTGNYLQKRQPEKIINHNSDEEKLILRANWILPISFEVK comes from the coding sequence GTGAAGCTTTTGAAACAATTATTGGTATTCTTCATTCCGTTAAGCCTGCTTTTCCACAATTGTGCACGAAAAGGAACACCAAGTGGTGGACCAAAAGATGAAGATACACCAATTATGGTGTTAGCTAAACCAGCTTACGAAACATTAAACTTTAAAGAAGATAATATTCGTTTGTATTTTGATGAATACGTTGTATTAAGAGATTTAAATAAAAAGCTCATAATTTCTCCTCCATTTAAAACACCTGCATTGGTTACTCCGCAAGGTACACCAAGTAAGTACATAAATATTAAAATATTAGACACTTTAAAAGAAAATACTACATACACTTTTAATTTTGGAGATGCTATTCAAGATAATAATGAAAATAATAAAATAGAAAACTTTAAATATATTTTTTCTACAGGTGATTACATCGATTCTTTAACACTTAAAGGTGGAGTTTATGATGTATTAAAGGAGAAAAAAAGTAAAAATTATAGTCTACTTCTTTACAAGGTTGATTCTATTTACAATGATTCTATTATTTACAAGAAAAAGCCCGACTATGTTTCACGTACAATGGATTCAGTTAATTTTGAATTTACCAATATTAGCCAAGGAAAGTATCGTTTATTTGCATTAGATGAGGAAACTCCAAATTATTTATATAACTCAAAATCTGATCAAATTGGGTTTTTAGATCAAGAAATTTATCTCCCTAAAGATAGTTTACTAATAAAATCTTTAGTGCTTTTCATGGAAGATCAACCATTTAAGTTTAAAAGGGGTAAAGAAATTAAAAAAGGTCGAATTCAATTTGCTTTTGAAGGAAAACAAAAAGATTTGAAAGTGAAACTTTTATCAGATGTACCAAAGGACTTTAAATATTTTTCTAAGTTATCTAAAGCGAAAGATTCATTAAACGTTTGGTACACACCAATGGAATTAGATTCTTTAAAATTTATAGTAACAAACGGAAAGAGTATTGATACCTCGAACGTAAAATTACGTAAAAAACAAATTGACTCACTTTCTGTCAAAACTAATATAAAAGGAAGGAATATCCACTTTAAAGATACCTTAAAAATAACAGCGAACAATCCAATTATCAATGTTGAACGTGAAAAGTTTTCTATGACTATTGCTGATTCAATTAATGTAGATTTTGAAGTAAAAAAACTAGATTTTAATCAACTTGGAATCTTATTTGATATGAAAACACAATCAAAGTACCGTTTAAAAATACTTCCGAATGCGATTGAAGATTTATATCAGGTAAAAACAAAAGATACTTTAAAGTACCTTTTTATTACAAAACAAGTAGAAGATTATGGTGCAATTAATGTAGATGTTAAAAAGAATACTGATAAACCTGTAATTCTTCAGTTGTTAAATAAGGATAAAGTTGTAAAAAGTGTTTACTTAAAAAAATCTGCAAAAATTGAGTTTAGTCTATTAGAGCCTAATGAATATACTTTAAGAGCTATTATTGATGATAATGAAAATGGAGTTTGGGATACAGGTAACTATCTACAGAAAAGACAACCTGAAAAAATTATAAATCATAATTCTGATGAAGAAAAGCTAATACTACGTGCCAATTGGATTCTGCCAATTTCATTTGAAGTTAAATAG
- a CDS encoding class I SAM-dependent methyltransferase: MSKKFNFFKEAIATAKTSGTLVPSSRFLADRMLRGVDFESTNLIVELGPGDGAITKHLLQRIGPNTTIICFEINENFYNELQKIEHPQLVVLMASAENIESEIEKYGFEKADYIVSSLPLSIIPKEISMNILNTSHQVLKEDGKYIQFQYSLNYLKKLKDIFGKNNVKVQFEAINIPPAFVYQCSKI; encoded by the coding sequence TTGAGTAAAAAGTTTAATTTTTTTAAAGAAGCAATTGCAACAGCTAAAACCTCAGGAACCTTAGTTCCTAGTTCCAGGTTTTTGGCAGATAGAATGCTTAGAGGTGTTGACTTCGAGTCTACGAATCTGATCGTTGAATTAGGTCCAGGGGATGGAGCAATAACAAAACATTTACTTCAAAGAATAGGACCCAATACTACAATTATTTGTTTCGAAATAAATGAGAACTTTTATAATGAGTTGCAAAAAATTGAGCACCCACAATTGGTTGTATTAATGGCGTCAGCTGAAAATATTGAGTCTGAAATTGAAAAATATGGATTTGAAAAAGCGGATTATATTGTTTCAAGTTTGCCGCTTTCAATTATTCCAAAAGAAATTTCAATGAATATTTTGAATACTTCTCATCAAGTTTTAAAAGAGGATGGTAAGTATATTCAATTTCAATATTCTTTAAATTACCTAAAAAAATTAAAAGATATTTTTGGTAAGAACAACGTAAAAGTTCAATTTGAAGCTATCAACATCCCACCTGCATTTGTTTATCAGTGCTCAAAAATCTAA
- a CDS encoding S8 family peptidase — MKLIKPILYSTVAVALASCSTAGNIAKKEVPQGPNTVIDIPAKKAELTNAEGKNWQHYDLATDTIPGMSVYKAYDFLKGKKGVEVIVGVVDSGTDLKHEDLKDVAWVNEDEIPGNGIDDDKNGYVDDINGWNFLGDSYKELLEYQRIMQNPSIADATTAAEVKEFYNKELEKVKKGIQRVEQNSMTYGKMLEGVIDADKKFTKHFKTADYTSQDILGIKENADLESSVAVAKQIFGFGIGSLQEAKSELEGAVNYFKGKLESDKAMISGDLLKQNYRKIVGDNPEDINDSPGYGNPNSGHSVKDESHGTHVSGIIGATRGNGKGMDGVANNVKIMAVRSVPDGDEYDKDVALGIRYAVDNGAKVINTSFGKGYSPHKDWVYDAIKYAAEKDVLIVNAAGNSSENIDIDKTYPNDAPDQLNEVSDNFITIGAMSSNYNKNLPATFTNYGKINVDVFAPGVAVYSTTPENEYGKKSGTSMASPATAGVAALVRSYYPQLSASQVKRILMNSGTKIDFKVVKPGTKDELVSFSELSVSGRVVNAYNALKMADRLVNGK, encoded by the coding sequence ATGAAACTTATAAAACCAATTTTATATTCAACTGTAGCAGTTGCATTAGCAAGTTGTTCTACAGCGGGTAATATTGCGAAAAAAGAAGTGCCACAAGGGCCAAATACAGTTATTGATATTCCAGCTAAAAAAGCTGAGTTAACTAACGCTGAAGGAAAAAACTGGCAACATTATGACCTAGCTACTGATACGATTCCTGGGATGAGTGTTTATAAAGCATATGACTTCCTAAAAGGAAAAAAAGGTGTCGAAGTTATTGTTGGTGTTGTTGATAGTGGAACGGATTTAAAGCACGAAGATCTTAAAGATGTTGCTTGGGTAAATGAAGATGAAATTCCAGGTAACGGAATTGACGATGATAAAAACGGATATGTAGATGATATCAATGGATGGAATTTCTTAGGTGATTCGTACAAAGAATTATTAGAATATCAAAGAATTATGCAAAACCCATCAATTGCTGATGCTACAACTGCAGCTGAAGTTAAGGAATTCTATAATAAAGAGCTTGAAAAAGTTAAAAAAGGAATTCAAAGAGTTGAGCAAAACAGCATGACTTATGGTAAAATGTTAGAAGGTGTTATTGATGCAGATAAAAAATTCACAAAACATTTTAAAACTGCAGATTACACAAGTCAGGATATTTTAGGGATTAAAGAGAATGCAGATCTAGAAAGTTCTGTTGCTGTAGCAAAACAAATTTTTGGTTTCGGAATTGGATCACTTCAAGAAGCAAAATCAGAGTTAGAAGGAGCGGTGAATTATTTTAAAGGAAAATTAGAGTCTGATAAGGCAATGATTTCTGGTGATTTATTAAAGCAAAATTATCGTAAAATAGTTGGAGATAATCCAGAAGATATAAATGATAGTCCAGGGTACGGTAACCCAAATTCTGGTCATTCAGTGAAAGATGAGTCACACGGAACTCATGTTTCAGGAATAATCGGAGCTACAAGAGGTAATGGAAAAGGAATGGATGGTGTTGCTAACAATGTGAAAATTATGGCAGTTCGTTCAGTACCAGATGGTGATGAGTATGATAAAGATGTTGCATTAGGAATTCGTTATGCAGTTGATAACGGTGCTAAAGTAATTAATACAAGTTTTGGTAAAGGATACTCTCCCCACAAAGACTGGGTTTACGATGCAATTAAATATGCAGCAGAGAAAGATGTATTAATTGTAAATGCTGCTGGAAACTCTAGTGAAAATATCGATATTGATAAAACATATCCAAACGATGCTCCAGATCAATTAAATGAAGTTTCGGATAACTTCATTACAATTGGTGCAATGAGTTCAAATTATAATAAAAACTTACCAGCAACTTTCACAAACTATGGTAAAATAAATGTTGATGTTTTCGCACCGGGTGTAGCTGTTTATTCAACTACTCCAGAAAACGAGTATGGTAAGAAGAGTGGGACGTCAATGGCATCTCCTGCAACGGCAGGTGTAGCTGCTTTAGTCCGTTCTTATTATCCACAGCTTTCTGCAAGCCAAGTGAAAAGAATCTTAATGAATTCTGGTACTAAAATTGATTTTAAGGTTGTAAAGCCAGGTACAAAGGATGAATTAGTATCATTCTCTGAATTATCTGTTTCAGGTCGTGTTGTTAATGCTTACAATGCATTAAAAATGGCTGACAGATTAGTAAATGGAAAATAA
- a CDS encoding glutamine--tRNA ligase/YqeY domain fusion protein, with protein MSEEKKSLNFLEQIIEDDLANGMKNDELRFRFPPEPNGYLHIGHTKAIGISFGLGEKYNAPVNLRFDDTNPAKEEQEYVDAIKKDVSWLGYQWENECYSSDYFQQLYDWAVQLIKEGKAYVDSQSSEAMAEQKGTPTEPGAASPFRDRSIEENLDLFYKMKEGEFDEGAHVLRAKIDMASPNMLLRDPIMYRILKKEHHRTGNNWVIYPMYDWTHGESDYIEQISHSLCSLEFKPHRDLYNWFRDNVYEYSRDAFPLMPKQREFSRLNLSYTIMSKRKLLKLVEEGIVSGWDDPRMPTISGLRRRGYTPASIRNFIETVGVSKRENVIDVALLEFKIREDLNKTANRVMGVLNPVKLVITNYPEGEEEILIAENNPEMDAGSREVPFSRELYIEREDFKEEANRKYFRLALGKEVRLKNAYIIKGESCVKDEDGNITEIHCTYDPLSKSGSGTEESKRKVKGTLHWVSVKHAVKAEVRVYDRLFLDEAPDGHKDKDFMEFLNPNSLKKIEAYVEPSLVTAKIGDRFQFQRLGYFNVDNECTKEKLVFNKTVGLRDTWAKVNK; from the coding sequence ATGTCAGAAGAAAAGAAATCACTAAACTTTTTAGAGCAAATTATTGAAGATGATTTAGCTAATGGAATGAAAAACGATGAATTACGTTTTCGTTTTCCACCAGAACCTAATGGATATCTTCACATTGGACATACAAAAGCAATTGGAATTAGTTTTGGTTTGGGAGAGAAGTATAATGCTCCTGTAAATCTAAGATTTGATGATACCAATCCAGCTAAAGAAGAGCAAGAGTATGTTGATGCAATTAAAAAAGATGTTTCTTGGTTGGGATACCAATGGGAAAATGAATGTTATTCTTCTGATTATTTTCAACAGTTATATGATTGGGCAGTTCAACTTATAAAAGAAGGTAAGGCCTATGTAGATAGCCAATCTTCTGAAGCAATGGCTGAACAGAAAGGTACACCAACAGAACCAGGTGCTGCAAGTCCGTTTAGAGATAGAAGTATTGAAGAAAACCTTGATTTATTCTATAAAATGAAAGAAGGTGAGTTTGATGAAGGAGCTCATGTCTTAAGAGCAAAAATTGATATGGCTTCACCGAACATGTTGTTGCGTGATCCAATCATGTATAGAATTCTTAAAAAAGAACACCATAGAACAGGGAATAATTGGGTAATTTATCCTATGTACGATTGGACTCATGGTGAAAGCGATTATATTGAGCAAATTTCACATTCTTTATGTTCATTAGAGTTTAAACCACACCGCGATTTATATAATTGGTTTAGAGATAATGTTTATGAATATAGTAGAGATGCATTTCCTTTAATGCCAAAGCAAAGAGAGTTTTCTCGTTTGAACCTGAGTTATACAATCATGAGTAAACGAAAGCTCTTAAAATTGGTAGAAGAAGGGATTGTCTCTGGATGGGATGATCCAAGGATGCCTACCATTTCTGGCTTAAGAAGAAGAGGTTATACTCCAGCTTCTATCAGAAATTTTATTGAAACTGTTGGAGTTTCTAAACGTGAAAACGTAATTGACGTAGCTTTATTAGAGTTTAAAATTCGAGAGGATTTAAATAAAACTGCTAATAGAGTTATGGGAGTTTTAAATCCTGTAAAATTAGTCATTACCAATTACCCTGAAGGAGAAGAAGAAATCTTAATAGCAGAAAATAACCCAGAGATGGATGCTGGTTCAAGAGAAGTACCATTTTCACGGGAATTATATATCGAAAGAGAAGATTTTAAGGAAGAAGCAAACAGAAAGTATTTTCGCTTAGCATTAGGAAAAGAGGTTCGTTTAAAAAACGCTTATATCATAAAAGGAGAAAGTTGTGTTAAAGATGAAGATGGAAACATCACTGAAATTCATTGTACATACGATCCTTTAAGCAAATCTGGAAGTGGAACAGAGGAAAGTAAAAGAAAAGTAAAAGGAACGCTTCATTGGGTTTCTGTGAAGCACGCTGTCAAAGCTGAGGTTCGAGTTTACGATCGTTTGTTTTTAGATGAAGCTCCAGATGGACATAAAGACAAAGACTTTATGGAGTTTTTGAATCCGAATTCTTTGAAAAAAATTGAAGCTTATGTTGAGCCAAGTTTGGTAACAGCAAAAATTGGAGATAGATTTCAATTTCAAAGGTTAGGATATTTTAATGTTGACAATGAGTGTACAAAGGAAAAATTAGTATTCAATAAAACCGTAGGTCTTAGAGATACTTGGGCAAAAGTGAATAAATAA
- a CDS encoding energy transducer TonB: MKNHLRLLVYLFLVNILTAQTDKVCSSKVVIVEDLNSIDKCKAINDKLDESEKPKRQVFLRLSHLNRRFLRKRKPDSKKVFKAKETVKAISELDAKGIKDNSGASATSNKIIKSKTSTSVFKLYEVDFIPVFKNCGKLVGKDVLECFKEQISIHIQNNFEYPKDALEDEITGKVTVHFLFNKNGSIKIQEVIDPNKDKILSDYTKELIKKLPSFTPATKNGIPVPLTYQLSLDFSL; the protein is encoded by the coding sequence ATGAAAAACCATCTAAGATTGTTAGTTTACTTATTTTTAGTAAACATTTTAACCGCACAAACAGACAAGGTCTGCAGTTCTAAAGTTGTTATTGTTGAAGACTTGAACAGTATCGATAAATGTAAAGCCATCAATGATAAACTGGATGAATCCGAAAAACCTAAGCGTCAGGTTTTTCTAAGACTGAGTCATTTAAATCGTAGGTTTTTAAGAAAACGTAAGCCAGATAGTAAAAAAGTTTTTAAAGCAAAAGAGACGGTTAAAGCGATTAGCGAATTGGACGCAAAAGGAATAAAAGATAATAGTGGAGCTTCTGCCACTTCTAATAAAATTATCAAAAGTAAAACAAGTACTTCTGTTTTTAAACTATATGAGGTTGATTTTATACCAGTTTTTAAAAATTGTGGAAAACTTGTAGGTAAAGATGTTTTAGAGTGTTTTAAGGAACAGATTTCAATTCATATTCAAAATAATTTTGAGTACCCAAAAGATGCTTTAGAAGATGAAATAACAGGAAAAGTGACAGTTCACTTTTTATTTAATAAGAACGGGTCGATTAAAATTCAAGAGGTAATAGACCCTAATAAAGATAAAATATTAAGTGACTATACCAAGGAGTTAATTAAAAAACTTCCAAGCTTTACTCCAGCAACAAAGAACGGAATTCCTGTTCCATTAACATATCAGCTTTCCCTTGATTTCTCCTTGTAA
- a CDS encoding ComF family protein produces MRFLKDFLRVFFPNLCVGCSNELLYSEKVLCNFCSNDLPILKLDDCTSNIVTASFYGRTKIEKSSSFLFFNKKNITQKLIHNLKYNNRQDIGNYLGFWFSELLKSNHFMHDIDAIIPVPIHRKKKIKRGYNQVHTFCDTLGDIFEIPVYKSTLFRKSNNKSQTSKDRYTRAETISKDFYLKDHVILRNKHVVLVDDVITTGATIEACCKELLKTDNLRISVLSIAFTENS; encoded by the coding sequence ATGCGTTTTTTAAAAGACTTTTTAAGGGTATTTTTTCCTAATTTATGCGTTGGTTGCTCCAACGAGTTACTTTATTCAGAAAAAGTTTTATGTAATTTCTGTAGTAACGATCTTCCTATATTAAAATTAGACGACTGTACTAGCAATATTGTTACAGCATCTTTTTATGGAAGGACTAAAATAGAAAAATCCTCATCATTTCTTTTCTTCAACAAAAAAAATATAACTCAAAAATTAATTCATAATTTAAAATATAACAATCGTCAAGATATCGGAAACTATTTGGGTTTTTGGTTTTCCGAACTATTAAAGAGTAATCATTTTATGCATGACATTGATGCAATTATTCCCGTTCCAATTCATCGTAAAAAAAAGATAAAACGAGGTTATAATCAGGTTCACACCTTTTGTGATACTTTAGGTGACATCTTTGAGATTCCTGTTTATAAATCAACTCTTTTCAGAAAGTCAAATAATAAATCTCAAACTTCAAAAGACAGATATACTAGAGCTGAAACTATTTCTAAAGATTTTTATTTAAAAGATCATGTTATCTTAAGAAATAAACATGTTGTTTTAGTTGATGATGTTATTACAACAGGAGCAACTATAGAAGCTTGTTGTAAAGAATTGTTAAAAACAGATAATTTGAGAATAAGTGTTCTAAGTATTGCGTTTACCGAGAATAGTTAG